CAGAAAAGCTGCGGTTAAATTTGCGCCTTCTAGGTTAGCATCGGTCAAATCTGCGCCCTCTAAGTTAGCTTCCTCCAGATTAGCTCCCTGTAAATTCGCTTTTCTCAAATCGGCACCGATTAGATGCGCCCCTCTTAAATCTGCACCACGGAGATCACAGCCCGGACATTCCCGCGTATTCAATAACTCTTGTACCTGTTGAGGATTTTCGGCGCTGACGGGGTTAATC
This portion of the Microcystis aeruginosa NIES-2549 genome encodes:
- a CDS encoding pentapeptide repeat-containing protein — translated: MKRTLMIVLGSLASLLLINPVSAENPQQVQELLNTRECPGCDLRGADLRGAHLIGADLRKANLQGANLEEANLEGADLTDANLEGANLTAAFLTNASLNQADLDGVNFTSAVIYDADVTGASMERINLTNAQIYGTGIAVGGESP